The following is a genomic window from Actinomycetota bacterium.
CGGTGGCGCCGTAGCGTTCCGGTTTCAAGACGCCAATCAGCCGCGCAAGGTGATGCTCTGCCTGACTGGGGCTGTCGTCGTCGAGGTCGATGGGCGCGAGGTGCTGCTCGAAGACCAAGGCGAGCCGGGGCGTGATCGCTGCGACGTGGATCGCGTGCCTCGACGGGGAAGCGGCTGGCGCTTCGTGCTCGGCTTCGACTGCCGCATCCGCGATGTCGCCGGTCGCGTTGTTGGCACTCGCACTCCCAACCGTCCAGATCACACGTGCGGGCAGGAGTAGGTCCGAGGGACTGCGGCCCCTCGCTTCCCACGCTAACGCTCCCGTACCGCCGCTCGGGACTGGACGCAACCAGCCCTAGGCGGGAGGGCAGGGGATGCCTACTCGCGCCAACAGCGCGCAGAAGGTCGCTCGACCCATCTTCCAGCGGCCGTCCTCGACGCCCCGGGGAGGACAAGAGCTCGCTCCTTGCCTTCGTGGAGTGCTGCCAGCTAAGACGAGTCCGTGCGGAAAGTCCCCGTTGTTCTGGCGTTGCTCCTCGTGATGGCCGGATGCGGTGGCGACGACAAGGCGGCCAGCACGACCGCTGCAACCGACGCGCCGACCACGAACGCCGCGTTCTAGCGACCCATCGGCACAGACTTCTCGGCGAGAACGCTCGGCTGAGATAGGGGAAGCGTCTAACCCGCTCAACCCCTTGGGCAGTAGGGAGGATACGCCAGTCGGGCTTGGGGGCACCGGCCCGTCGCCTTGGCCGCGCGCACCAGAACGGGCACCTTCAGTCGAATGCTGCAACGCTAGGACCGTGAGGCGCATCACGGGAGGCCTGATCGGGGCGACGCGGACGGCAACGCCCGCTCGGAATCGCACCGCACTCTGACCGCGGCGCGGGCGCGCAAGGTGACGATCGAGGCCGACAAGCTGCACGGGACGTTCGTTGATCCCAATCGGGGCAAGATCACGTTCGCGGCGTGGTGCGAGGAGTACCTCGACTCGTCCAACAAGCGCGCCACGACGCTCGCGCGTGATCGGTCGGTCACCGACCGGCACCTCCTGCCCGCCCTGGGCCGGCGGCCGCTGAACGCAATCTCCAAGCGTGACGTGCAGCAAGTCGTCAACCGCATGAAGCGGAACCTCGCCCCCGCCACCGTGCGCACGAACTACGGCGTGCTCCGGGCCATCCTCAGCGCCGCGGTGACCGCCGACCGCATCGGACGCAGCCCGTGTCAAGGGGTGAGCCTGCCGACGCAGGAGCGCCCCAAGATCCGCTTTCTGACGGCCGACGACCTCGTCCGCCTCGCGGATGCCACGCCGGTCGAGTGCCGCCCGATGATCTACCTCGCCGGGGTGCTCAGCCTCCGCTGGTCAGAGGTGGTGGGCCTGCGCGTCGGGCGGGTCAACTTCCTGCGCGAGACGCTCGAGGTGGCCGAGACGACCGCCGAAGTCAGGGGCGTGCTTATCGAGCGGGCGGACGTGAAGTCACGCGCGAGCAAGCGGACGCTCGCGATTCCCCCCTTCCTGGTTGCGCTGCTGTCCGAGCACCTCGCGCGACGAGGGCTGACGGCCGAGACCCCCGACGCGCTCGTGTTCATCGCCCCCGAGGGCGGTCCGGTGCGCGCCGGGAACTTCCGACGACGGATGTGGGCCCCCACAGTGCACGCGGCTGGCCTGGACGGCCTCACCTTCCACGGGCTGCGCCACACCGCGGTGGGGTTGATGATCGCGCTCGACACCCACTTCGAGGCGATCAAGCAGCGGATGGGCCACGGCTCGATCCGGGTCACGTCCGACGTCTACGGCTCGCTGCTCCCCGCGGTCGATGCGTCGGTGACGCAGGCGCTTGAGGCACTGTTCCGACCCGAGGCCGCGAGGTCACGCGTTCACGGCGCGTTCACGGAGGGCGATGACTGAACGGGACGACGACGCGCAGGTGATCTGACCTGCGGTTTCGTGGTGGAGGTGAGCGGACTCGAACCGCCGACTTCTACGTTGCGAACGTAGCGCTCTACCAGCTGAGCTACACCCCCGGGCGGGAGCTTCAGGTTAGCCCTCCGGCAGGCGGGGGCTCAGTTGGCGGAGCGGCGCAGCGCGAGGACCGGCTCGACCTGCTCGCGGGTGCCGGGGAGGAAGCGCAGCTTCATCTCGCGCTCGGCGGTCACACCTCGGAGCCGGATGAGCAGGGCAACGTAGACGACGAACAGCACGTCGACGACCGCGTGCAGCAGCAGCATGGTGCGGAGACCCGGGACGAAGCTCAGCATCAGCGTGGTGACCATGGCTCCGCCGAGAACGAGCATCACGTCGCGCCGGCGCTTCTGGAGTCGCGCCCTCGCGCTCGGGGGGCGCGCGACCGGGAGCGCGCTCGACGCCGACGGGGTGCGGGGGGGTGCGGTCTCGGGGCCGGTGCGCTCGAGGGTGGTGAGCTGGCGGTGGAAGGCGCCGATCGAGTCGCCCGGTCGCCCCTCGGCCCGGCTTCGCAACCAGGGCGGGATCAGAACGACGGCCCACACAACGGCGAGGACAACCAACACCACGGTCAAAGCTCCTCGACCTACCTTTGCGACTCGGGGACCGTAACGCGGGCCAGCCACGTAGCGGTGGATGGGGTGGGGACCCGGCGGTTCCCTTTTACTACGGCGTTGGGGGAGGTCTCAACCCAAGCGCTAGGTAAATCTAGCACGCGCTCGCGTTAGATTGCGAGCGCAGATCTCGTTCAGACGCCGGGTTCGAGGGCCCGCCGATAGCTGCCCGACCGACCGCCGGACTTCTCCCAAAGCGTCAGTTCGCCGATCACCATCGACCGGTCGGTCGACTTGCACATGTCGTAGATGGTGAGCGCGGCGATGGAGCAGGCGGTCATCGCCTCCATCTCCACGCCTGTGCGGTCGACCGTCTCGACCGTCGCCTCGACCTCGACGTGGTCGTCGGCGAGTGTGAACCCGACGAACACCGAGCCCACCAGGAGCGGATGACAGAGCGGGATGAGGTGCGGCGTCTGCTTGGCGGCCTGGATGCCGGCTACCCGCGCCACCTGGAGCACGTCGCCCTTGGTGATCTCGGTGCTCGCGACCTTGTTCACCGTCTCCGGCTTCATGAAGACCTTGCACCGAGCGAGCGCCCGCCGGTGGGTGGCCTCCTTGGGCGTGACGTCGACCATACGGGCACGCCCCAGGGGGTCGAGATGGGTCAAACCGCGATCCGGCATTGAACAAGTCTAAAGCGACCAGCAGCGTCGCCGCGCTGGCCCCGGTCGTCGCCGACCAGGTCTTCGGCGCTCTCGGGTCAGCCGCCGATCTGGCTCATGCTGCGCGCCGGACGTATGAACGTCACCTGACCGATGCTGTGCCCGGCCCACTTGCCGGCGACGTCGCGGGCGATGGCGGACGCCACCTCTTCATCGCCGGCGCCGCTCCGCAATCGCGCCCGCAGGTCGGTCTCGGCCACGGCGAACAGGCAGTTGCGGAACTGACCCTCGGCCGTGAGCCGCACCCGGTCGCACGAGCCGCAGAAGGGCTGGGTGACGCTGGCGATCACGCCCACCTCGCCCCGGCCGTCCCGGTAGCGGAAGCGGGAGGCAGGTGCCGCGCCCCGGCGCACCGGCTCGACCGGGAAGACGGCGTCGATCCGCTCGACCACCTCGGCCGCGGGCACGACCACCTCGGGCCCCCAGGCTCCGTCGGCGTCGAGCGGCATGAACTCGATGAAGCGCACGCCCACGCCCCGCTCGCGACCGAACACGGCAAAGTCGACGATCTCGTCGTCGTTTACCCCGCGCATGAGCACGCAGTTGACCTTGACCGGGTCGAGCCCCGCGTCGAGCGCCGCCTGGATGCCGTCGAGCACCTGAGCCAACGCGTCGCGCCGGGTGATCTCGGCGAAGCGCTCGCGACGCAACGAGTCGCACGAGATGTTCACCCGCCGCAACCCAGACCGAACGAGATCGTCGGCGAGCAGCCGGAGCGTCGCACCGTTCGTGGTCATGGCGAGGTCGACGCCGAGCGCTGCGAGCATCTCGACCAGCACCGTCAGGTGGGCTCTCACCGTGGGCTCGCCTCCCGTGAGCCGGATGCCGTCGAACCCGAAGTGCTCGACGCAGATGCGGGCGACGCGCGTGATCTCCTCGAAGGTGAGCAGGTCGTCGCGTGGCAGCCAGTTCATCCCCTCGGCCGGCATGCAGTAGCGGCAACGGAGGTTGCAGCGATCGGTGACCGACACCCGCAGGTCGCGCACGGTGCGCCCGAAGGGATCGATCAGCGGCGCAGCCGGGGTCATGGCGCCAGGCTACGTCAGGAGGATCAGCTCGACGTCGCTGCCCTCCGCGACGCCGTCACCGTCGGGCACCACCGCCAGCGCGTTGGCCAGGGCCATGGCCCGCAGGAGGTTGGAGCCCTGGCCACCGGAGGAGCGGACGTGCCATCGGCGGTCGTCACCCGTCGACGCGAGCACACGCACGAAATGCACCTTGCCGTCGGGCCGGCGGCGCAGCGCCTCGTCCGCGACCGCCTCGACCGTGGGCCGGAACGGGTCGGTGTGCCCCATCATCCGGCGGAGCGCGGGTCGAGCGAAGAGCTCGAAGGAGACCATCGACGACACCGGGTTGCCGGGCAGGCCGAACACCGGCTTGCCCGAGACGATCCCGAAGGCCAGGGGCTTGGCCGGCTTGATCGCCACCTGCCACCACTGCATGGCGCCCAGCCGGTCGAGCACCACCTTGATGTAGTCGAAGTCGCCCATGCTCACGCCGCCGGTCGTGACCAGCGCGTCGCACTCGGCGAGGCCCTTCTCGAGCACCGCCGTGATGGCGGCTTCGTCGTCGGCGACGACGCCGAGGTCGACGGCGTCGCAGCCCGCCTCGTGCACCATCGCGACAAGCGTCGGCCGGTTGGAGTCGCGGATCTGACCCGGCCGCAGGGCACTGCCGTCGTCGACCAGCTCGTCGCCGGTCGACAGCACACCGACACGGGCCCGGCGGAACACCGGAACGCGCCGGTAGCCCAGGCTGGCCAACACGCCGAGGTGGCCGGGCCCGAGCACGGTGAAGGGCTCGAACGCGACCTGGCCCGCGGCGAGGTCCTCGCCCGCCGAACGAACGTGGTCACCGGGGCGCGCGGTGCGTGCGATCGCGACGAACCCGTCGTCGTCGACCCGGGTGTCCTCCACCATCACGATGGCGTCGGCCCCCTCGGGGATCGGTGCGCCCGTCATGATGCGCACCGCCTCGCCCACGCCGACCGCGCGATCCGGCGCCCGCCCGGCGGGCAGCGTGGCGACGACCTTCAGGCGCGCTCCTGCCTTCGCGTCGGCAGCCCGCACCGCGAAGCCGTCCATCGCGGTGTTGGCGAACGGCGGGACGTCCTCATCGGCGCGCAGCTCGACGGACGTGACGCAACCGAGCGCGTCTGCCAGCGCGACCGCGGAGGGATGGAACGGAGCGCACTCGGCGAGGACGCGTCGCTGCGCGTCGTCGAGCGCGATCACTAGGGACCCTGAAGGACACGGCCCACCGGCGGCCCCGGGAGCCTCAAATCAGCTTCTTGCGTTGCACGAAGTCGGCCAGGAAGGCGCGGAACTCCGGCCCGAGGTCTTCGCGGTCGACGGAGAGCTCGACCATCGCCCGCAGGTAGTCGATCTTCTTGCCGATGTCGTAGCGCCCGTGCTCGAAGGGGAACCCGTAGATGGTCTGCTCCTGGAGGAGCACCGCCATCGCGTCGGTGAGCTGGATCTCGCCGCCGGCGCCCGGCTGCACGTGCTCGAGCGCGTCGAAGATCTCGGGCGTGAAGACGTAGCGTCCCATGATGGCGAGGTTCGACGGCGCGTCTTCGGGCGCGGGCTTCTCCACCACGCCGAGGATGCGGACGAGCGCGTCGTCGACCACCTCGGGGCGGACGCACCCGTAGGCCGAGATCTCGGCGCGCGGGAACTCCTTGAGCGCCACCACCGACCGTCCATAGCGCTCGTACACACCCAGCATCTCGGAGAGCACGCGCGATTCGTCGATCATGATGTCGTCGCCGAGCATCACGACGAACGGCTCGTCGCCGACGTGCTGGCGCGCGACGGAGACCGCGTGGCCCAGCCCGAGCGGCTCACCTTGGCGCACGTAGTGGAGGTCGGCCATCTCGGCGATGGCGCGCATTTCCTTCAGCTGGTCGTGCTTGCCGCGGGCGTCGAGGTAGAACTCGAGCTCGAAGGAGCGGTCGAAGTGGTCCTCGAGCGACCGCTTGTCGCGTCCGGTGATGACGAGGATGTCGCGGATGCCGGCGCGCACGGCTTCCTCCACGACGTACTGGATGGCCGGCTTGTCGACGACGGGCAGCATCTCCTTGGGCTGCGCCTTGGTCGCGGGCAGGAACCGGGTGCCGAGCCCGGCTGCCGGTATCACCGCCTTGCGCACGACTTGCCTCATAGGTCGCCTCCTGCCGTGGTGACCACCACCGGTCGCCCCGGTTCGGCAGTCTCTCTCCGATGTCGGCCGTCGCCTGCCGTCCGGCGCGCCGCCCCGTCGGCCGCGGCGGTGTGCATCCTGTCGACCGGGACGGTGACGCCCTTGAGATCGACGGGTGTGAGCCTCGGAGAGGTGCCCGGTAGGTCGATCAGCGGTGCGAGCACGACCACGGCCCCATGGTACGGAACGCCCCGCTCCCGGTACACTGGCACTCACCCTGTTCGAGTGCCAACAGTGGAAGCCAACAGGAAAGACGGCATGCCCACCTACGAATATGCCTGCAAGTCGTGCGGCGAGCATCTCGAGGTCGTCCAGTCGTTCCGCGACGAGCCGCTCGAGGAGTGCCCCGCATGCGGCGGCCAGCTGCGCAAGGTCTTCAGCCCCGTGGGGATCAGCTTCAAGGGAAGTGGCTTCTACCGCAACGACAGCCGTTCGTCGACGAAGGCTGCGAAGGGCGACGGACACGACAAGTCGGAGGCGAAATCCGCCTCGTCCGAGTCGTCCGACTCCAAGGGCACCGACTCGAAGAGCGGGGACTCCAAGAGCGGGGACAAGCAGGGGACGAGCAAGAAAGAAGCGAAGTCCGAGGCGAAGTCGGCCTGATGCCGAGGGCGCGTCCCGAGCTCGATCTGCTGGCATCGGTCGACCTGTTCCAGGGGCTGACGCGCAAGGAGCTCGACGCCGTCCACGCCATGAGCCGCGAGCAGTCGTTCCCCGCGGGCGCCGTCGTCGCCGCGGAGGGCGCCGCCGCCGGCCGCTTCTACCTCATCGTCGAGGGCAAGGCCACGGTCACCGTCGGCGAGCTCAACCGGGCGCTCGCCACCCTGGGGCCGGGGGGCTACTTCGGTGAGATCTCGCTGATCGACGGCGAGCCGCGTTCGGCGACCGTCACCGCCGACACCCCGCTGCGCACGCTTT
Proteins encoded in this region:
- the galU gene encoding UTP--glucose-1-phosphate uridylyltransferase GalU; protein product: MRQVVRKAVIPAAGLGTRFLPATKAQPKEMLPVVDKPAIQYVVEEAVRAGIRDILVITGRDKRSLEDHFDRSFELEFYLDARGKHDQLKEMRAIAEMADLHYVRQGEPLGLGHAVSVARQHVGDEPFVVMLGDDIMIDESRVLSEMLGVYERYGRSVVALKEFPRAEISAYGCVRPEVVDDALVRILGVVEKPAPEDAPSNLAIMGRYVFTPEIFDALEHVQPGAGGEIQLTDAMAVLLQEQTIYGFPFEHGRYDIGKKIDYLRAMVELSVDREDLGPEFRAFLADFVQRKKLI
- a CDS encoding site-specific integrase, with translation MTIEADKLHGTFVDPNRGKITFAAWCEEYLDSSNKRATTLARDRSVTDRHLLPALGRRPLNAISKRDVQQVVNRMKRNLAPATVRTNYGVLRAILSAAVTADRIGRSPCQGVSLPTQERPKIRFLTADDLVRLADATPVECRPMIYLAGVLSLRWSEVVGLRVGRVNFLRETLEVAETTAEVRGVLIERADVKSRASKRTLAIPPFLVALLSEHLARRGLTAETPDALVFIAPEGGPVRAGNFRRRMWAPTVHAAGLDGLTFHGLRHTAVGLMIALDTHFEAIKQRMGHGSIRVTSDVYGSLLPAVDASVTQALEALFRPEAARSRVHGAFTEGDD
- the moaA gene encoding GTP 3',8-cyclase MoaA, yielding MTPAAPLIDPFGRTVRDLRVSVTDRCNLRCRYCMPAEGMNWLPRDDLLTFEEITRVARICVEHFGFDGIRLTGGEPTVRAHLTVLVEMLAALGVDLAMTTNGATLRLLADDLVRSGLRRVNISCDSLRRERFAEITRRDALAQVLDGIQAALDAGLDPVKVNCVLMRGVNDDEIVDFAVFGRERGVGVRFIEFMPLDADGAWGPEVVVPAAEVVERIDAVFPVEPVRRGAAPASRFRYRDGRGEVGVIASVTQPFCGSCDRVRLTAEGQFRNCLFAVAETDLRARLRSGAGDEEVASAIARDVAGKWAGHSIGQVTFIRPARSMSQIGG
- a CDS encoding FmdB family transcriptional regulator; translation: MPTYEYACKSCGEHLEVVQSFRDEPLEECPACGGQLRKVFSPVGISFKGSGFYRNDSRSSTKAAKGDGHDKSEAKSASSESSDSKGTDSKSGDSKSGDKQGTSKKEAKSEAKSA
- a CDS encoding molybdopterin molybdotransferase MoeA — its product is MIALDDAQRRVLAECAPFHPSAVALADALGCVTSVELRADEDVPPFANTAMDGFAVRAADAKAGARLKVVATLPAGRAPDRAVGVGEAVRIMTGAPIPEGADAIVMVEDTRVDDDGFVAIARTARPGDHVRSAGEDLAAGQVAFEPFTVLGPGHLGVLASLGYRRVPVFRRARVGVLSTGDELVDDGSALRPGQIRDSNRPTLVAMVHEAGCDAVDLGVVADDEAAITAVLEKGLAECDALVTTGGVSMGDFDYIKVVLDRLGAMQWWQVAIKPAKPLAFGIVSGKPVFGLPGNPVSSMVSFELFARPALRRMMGHTDPFRPTVEAVADEALRRRPDGKVHFVRVLASTGDDRRWHVRSSGGQGSNLLRAMALANALAVVPDGDGVAEGSDVELILLT
- a CDS encoding cyclic nucleotide-binding domain-containing protein — translated: MPRARPELDLLASVDLFQGLTRKELDAVHAMSREQSFPAGAVVAAEGAAAGRFYLIVEGKATVTVGELNRALATLGPGGYFGEISLIDGEPRSATVTADTPLRTLSIASFNFKAILFEYPAIGRKILLEMCRRVRRLDQSLVH
- the moaC gene encoding cyclic pyranopterin monophosphate synthase MoaC: MPDRGLTHLDPLGRARMVDVTPKEATHRRALARCKVFMKPETVNKVASTEITKGDVLQVARVAGIQAAKQTPHLIPLCHPLLVGSVFVGFTLADDHVEVEATVETVDRTGVEMEAMTACSIAALTIYDMCKSTDRSMVIGELTLWEKSGGRSGSYRRALEPGV